The following proteins are co-located in the Candidatus Eisenbacteria bacterium genome:
- a CDS encoding M28 family peptidase → MIRTPRLALAGLVFAVSVAGAADLPRTPTGTVPSPAPRDTTWWAPGALPGTPRGGVPGAGRIRGGALMRTVTRLARPELKGRLAGSPGYMRAAREMAEALRAAGLKPAGDDGYFQKLNVEYNEVLDAGLELVPRDGPGRALKLGPDFACRGLTGSGDLTAPVVFAGYGVSRPEQGYDDYAGLDAKGKVVLAFKEAPPFRVDSAGWGGSTLPRPKARAAARHGARALLIVPVPGQEHPQKPIASMLEGDGPQDENFPVMQVDESVARELLRAAGLDPADLKARIDSTKSPDSHTLPVSVHVRVKARYHASQASVNVVALLPGADPKLRQEYVVVGAHLDHVGSQGDSLYFPGANDNASGSAAVLELARAFAGTEPCARSIIFALFSSEEAGLYGARRFVERPPVPAERIVAYVNMDCVGHGDSIQVGGGKSYPRLWSVARDLDSASGRRMVEATWAGGGADAAPFEEAHIPNLYFASKFSYTHLHLPTDTPSTLNRPLFEALARLAYGTVWTLAGGGAAR, encoded by the coding sequence GTGATCCGCACGCCACGCCTGGCGCTGGCGGGCCTGGTGTTCGCCGTTTCGGTGGCCGGCGCGGCGGACCTGCCGCGCACACCGACGGGGACGGTCCCCTCCCCCGCGCCGCGCGACACCACGTGGTGGGCGCCGGGCGCGCTGCCCGGGACTCCCCGGGGCGGCGTCCCGGGGGCCGGTCGGATCCGCGGCGGGGCGCTGATGCGCACCGTGACCCGGCTGGCGCGCCCGGAGCTCAAGGGCCGCCTGGCCGGCAGTCCCGGCTACATGCGGGCCGCCCGGGAGATGGCGGAGGCACTGCGCGCCGCGGGTCTCAAGCCCGCCGGCGACGACGGCTACTTCCAGAAGCTGAACGTGGAGTACAACGAGGTGCTGGACGCGGGCCTGGAGCTCGTCCCCCGCGACGGCCCGGGCCGCGCCTTGAAGCTGGGGCCCGACTTTGCCTGCCGCGGCCTCACCGGCTCGGGCGACCTCACCGCGCCGGTGGTCTTCGCGGGCTACGGGGTCTCCCGCCCGGAGCAGGGCTACGACGACTACGCCGGCCTCGACGCGAAGGGCAAGGTGGTGCTGGCGTTCAAGGAGGCCCCGCCCTTCCGCGTGGACAGCGCCGGGTGGGGCGGCAGCACCCTGCCGCGCCCCAAGGCGCGCGCCGCCGCGCGGCACGGGGCACGGGCGCTGCTGATCGTGCCCGTCCCGGGACAGGAGCACCCGCAGAAGCCCATCGCCAGCATGCTGGAGGGCGACGGCCCACAGGACGAGAACTTCCCGGTCATGCAGGTGGACGAGTCCGTGGCGCGCGAGCTGCTCCGGGCGGCAGGACTGGATCCCGCGGACCTGAAGGCGCGCATTGACTCCACGAAGTCCCCGGATTCCCACACGCTGCCCGTCTCGGTCCACGTGCGCGTGAAGGCGCGCTACCACGCCTCCCAGGCCTCGGTGAACGTGGTGGCGTTGCTTCCGGGAGCCGACCCGAAGTTGCGGCAGGAGTACGTGGTGGTGGGCGCGCACCTGGACCACGTGGGGAGCCAGGGGGACTCGCTGTACTTCCCGGGCGCCAATGACAACGCCTCGGGGTCTGCGGCGGTGCTGGAGCTGGCGCGCGCGTTCGCGGGGACGGAACCGTGCGCGCGCTCGATCATCTTCGCGCTGTTCTCATCCGAGGAGGCCGGGCTGTACGGTGCGAGGCGTTTCGTGGAGCGCCCCCCGGTGCCGGCCGAGCGCATCGTCGCCTACGTCAACATGGACTGCGTGGGGCACGGGGATTCCATCCAGGTGGGCGGCGGCAAGTCCTACCCGCGGCTGTGGTCCGTCGCGCGCGACCTGGACTCCGCGTCGGGCCGGCGCATGGTGGAAGCCACCTGGGCCGGCGGTGGCGCGGATGCGGCCCCGTTCGAAGAGGCCCATATCCCCAACCTGTATTTCGCCTCCAAGTTCAGCTACACGCACCTGCACCTGCCCACCGACACGCCGTCCACGCTCAACCGGCCGCTGTTCGAGGCGCTGGCGCGGCTGGCGTACGGCACGGTGTGGACGCTGGCCGGAGGAGGCGCGGCGCGGTAG